DNA sequence from the Carassius carassius chromosome 6, fCarCar2.1, whole genome shotgun sequence genome:
AAAaacttcacaggaataaattatatcttaaaatatattaaaataagaacagttattttaaattataaaataatttcagtatttttgatcaaataaatgcagccttagtaaaTGCTTTTGCAGAAGCataaaaattattctaatatataatataatttttctaaACTTTTGACTGGTTCATGAgacttctattttaatgtacattataaaacactaaACGTTAATGTAAACTGTCTGTAAGGAAATAGGTATTCCAAAATTGATTTCTGTCAtttacaaatgttaaaaatgaataatttaagtATTATCCGTGAGTGTTTTTCAATTGCCCTCATTCCATAGTTTAACCGTGTTTTTTTAGCAAGCTTTGCTCAAATTAACATTCTCTGCTTTTACAAACAGGAGAAAATTACACAAGAAACAGCATTAAGATGTGACCCAATGATCAAAGATGTCTATCTCGCATGATTacacacaaaaattattaaaaagcaaCACAGTAGGAAAAAAGGATGTTCTGTGTGAGCCGGTCCTTTTTGTCCTGTGCCCAAGATTGTTAgggttttgtttcacatttttagtTAAGTTATGCGCAGTATCTTCCTAGCTTTTTATCTTAAACCACCAGCTCTAAGTTTCTGACCTTCAGAAATTCAGTCTGACTTATACAACTCATTTATGATTACGATCCGTGTGCAATTGATCTTTACTCACATGTttgtttcaaaaatgtatttttttgtcatgAACAAGAAAGCATGGTATTCCTTGTTTAGCATTCAAAATATTTCCATGAATATGAGCCTTTATCTATTATTTGTTAgttcaaataacattttttttacttcattttttgAGCCTACATCACTGATAAAAATCTACATACACTCTCACAATCAGCTCGAACTTTGTCGCACTCTGGTGATGTCACTGTTAGTTACATGAAAACACATCTATCCACAGATGTTTTAGTTAGAGGTTCTATGACAAGTGGATGTAAAACCTGTTGACAGTgcctttatttttgtgaaaatggattaAAGTGCCTTTCACAATTATTGTCCTTCTAAGGTCTGATGCTGCATAGCTGCATGAAGTTAGTTCATAcccagaagagaaaaaaaaaactgtataatctTAGCGGGTATACAGAGGTCATATTAATTTAACCACATTCCTCAATTTGCctcttttatttttccattaagAGTCAATATAACATGTTTAGGCATCATAGATATACACATTAGTAACACTGGATAATGATAAACATGCGTTGTGTGTATGCTTGCATGTATAGGCCtgattgtgtgtgcatgtgtgtgtgtgtgtgtgtgtgtgtgagagagagagagagagagagagagagagagagagagagagagagagagagtgtgtgtgtgtgtgtgtgtgtgtgtgagacctgaAAACTCTATCTATTATTCCCTGGTTGCattgtgaatgtgagtgtgtgtgtgtttcactgcaTGTCTGAGAGGAACGCATGACAGAATGCATAATGGCAGAAGGCCTATCGCCATGGTAACAGGATGTAAGAGaatgaaagagtgagagagaaaaaaaagcagtCATTTGTCTCAGGTTACAAAAATGATGTGAATGAACTACAAATGTAAAAATTAGAGTGGAGGAACTGATTGTAAGTATATGTATAGAGCAAAGAGTACTAGAAAAATGGGACGGAAACACATGAACACCGGGAAAGACAGAAAAGGGACAAAAATGAgaaaagcaagcaagcaagctcACTCGTAAGTTTGAGAGCACCCCGTTTACATCATAACACTTTAAAAATGGATTCATTAAAAGCATGTGTTTGACAGTTACATTCATTCAGCCTTGTTCATATAGCAAAAACAATCACTGACCTTTGTGTCACAATCTACACAGACACCCGACAATTCATTACCACATCTACACCAAACAAGCAGTCAATCAGAAGGTGGATGGCAccttaaatgaaaaataactcaccaTGTTCTTTCTACAGTGGATAGAGTTACATGTACACCTGTGTGGTCACAGAAAACAGTGTAGGAGGGATTTATCCACTGATACATATTGGAATGttccaaattcaaattcaaagctATTTGTCATGTTGCCACAAAACACAATTTTTACACATCCTCAACTATGTTCATTGGAAGCCCAGAGAGCATTAGCTaaaaggggagggggggggggacacATAGCCACAAATATGAGCCAAACCTAAAATGAGTACAACtacacattaagatatttttgttctaaTTCAACTGTATTTAAAGAACCAGCATACCTACAATTATGTAAAATCTGAATATATGAGGAAGCTTAATTTAAAGGTGTGATTTCTAGACCTGCAAAagtcatgttaattaataaaatcctAAAACTCCAATATTCAttatgatgaatatatatatatatatatatatatatatatatatatatatatatatatatatatatatatacagtacagaccaaaagtttggacacaccttctcattcaaagagttttctttattttcatgactatgaaaattgtagattcacactgaagggatcaaaactatgaattaacacatgtggcattatatacataacaaaaaagtgtgaaacaactgaaaatatgtcatattgtaggcacacaaagtagccaccttttgctttgattactgctttgcacactcttggcattctcttgatgagcttcaagaggtagtcacctgaaatggtcttccaacagtcttgaaggagttccccgagagatgcttagcacttgttggcccctttgccttctgtctgcggtccagctcacctctaaaccatctcgattgggttcaggtccggtgactgtggaggccaggtcatctggcgcagcaccccatcactctccttcttgctcaaatagcccttgatgccttcagtgtgactctacaattttcatagtcatgaaaataaagaaaactctttgaatgagaaggtgtgtccaaacttttggtctgtactgtatatatatatatatatatatatatatatatatatatatatatatatatatatatatacacacatatacatatacatatatatatatatatatatatatatacatatacatatatatatatgtatatatatatataccgtaaatatatatatatatatagttttctagTCATGCCAAGCTCTAAAATATTGGGTATAAATtgtgttaaaaatatttgttCCAGTTAAATACGAACAAATGGAAAAGTCATGGGGTTGTTGGATATTCTTGTGGAAAATGAGGGGCCTTGGGCTCAAACACTGAGAATCATTCATATCAACACTTCAGCAAACATACAAGCTGCAAAATGTTGCTTTTAAACCCTTCCAATGTCCCACAGACTTCCACTGAAAGtacttttttttctacaaatagAGGAATGTGTCATAATTATTGTTTGTGGTAAATAATTTGCCTGATTTGATAACCAAGTGATTTCCATGTCTTTCTGCACTTTTTGTAGCCTGTGTCACAACATTTTTGACTGTTTAAATTTCTTTTTGAGGGATCTGTATAGTAGCTACAATCATGAATAAAAAGGCAGTGCTTCCTGCATAACCAGAAACCAGATCAGAGTTTGATCCTGAGTTTGATCAGAGTTCCTGACTCATGTACATTTCCGTGCACAGTGTTACAGGAGACTTTTTTAAAAAGAGTGTTAGCAGTGTGATATACCCTTAttgtagtttttgtttatttatttttttgagagacCTACCAATACTGTTCTTACCATACAGGTGTAAATATAACCCATCATGAGGTGTAACCAGGTTAAGACAGTGTTTTGATGAAGTAGTGGTTCAATACTTCTGACATAAGACACCAGACAAGCCTTCTCCAAGTGTGAGATATAGTGATACGGTCATATAGGCAATCAAGTCTCTACAAATGGTCGATTCAACGTGAAGTAAAATGAGTGCCCGTGTAGCAGATGCATTGTGGGATAGGTTTTTGGGAAGCACGTGATAGGAAGACTACTCAGAGCACTCTTGTTACCATGGCAACTGAGTAACCTGTCTCCATGGCACCCTGGCACAGAGGAGCGGAGCGGTCTCATTCCTGGTCTTCAGCCTAAAGACACCAGCCTTTATCCaaacagctgtcaatcacagatCAGCGCAGTCAGGGATTGGCCGGAAACACCATCCATCACATATCAAAGAAGTCCAGGATTGGCTTACTGTGATGCCAATCATAAATTTCACATTCTGTAGCTCATTGGCAACATTCTTGGCGGTGTAATTAACCAAACAGTTATCAGTTAAAGTCACTAGCTACCTGTATATATAACTGCTCTCCTGGAACGGCAAACATAGTCCGCCAACTATGCCCACCTTCACAGGACCAATAATGTTTGTTTTGAAGGATAAATTTAATACATGTGCATGATTTAAATGCATGTTGGTGTGTGTGGCCCTGTGAAGAGCATTACTGCATTACCCCATTACATGACTCTTGTCACTGGTTTTCCGCATTGACCCTGTCCTGAAAGATATAGAGGTTGTTAGTGGCTGCGATGGCGATGATGTTTTCAGCCGGGTGCCAAGCCATGTGCAGAATTTTTTTAGAGAAGTCCAGACTGTCCACGCCCACGTCTCCCCGGCGACGCCGGCCCCCGGTGTAAACGCGGCGAGTCCGCAGCACGGCACGCGGTTTACTGCTCTCACGCCATGCCTCGAGGGTTACACCGCGACCGGTCTCACGATCAAACATCCGGAAAAAACTGTTATACGCACCTGTCATGATTACACTTGAAGGGGATACGGTAAGCATGATGGGTATAAACCAGAATGGGTATGCGGAGTGAAAAAGAGTTTGGAAGGGGAACAAATGAGCAAATCAAAAGAATAAAGATAATAATAGAAATACAAGAGAGGAAGTAGGAAGGGAGAGAAAGAGGTTATTAGTCTAAAACAGGAAATAAGCCTATATATTGCATAAGATGTGATTATTCAAGGCTTCAGAGATTTTTACCTGTCTGTGCTATTCCAGACGCACTCAAACTTGTCAAAGATGCAGTCGTTTTCATACAAAGAGCAGAGTTTGCCTCTTAGGTACTCATGCACCTGACACACAAGGAAgtgtttatatgtatttatactaAAAACAAGAATACATCCTAACAGAGGAGAATATGACTAAATATTTCCCTATAAAAATAAAGAAGACACAAATCAGTTATTTATTGAATCAGTTCATTTACATTAATTGTCCATGAGAATCAACTTCGATCAGTGTTGGTATTGCTAAGTAAAatcacaaacattaaaaaaaagttttttttttaatcgaaatcaagtcaaaatcaaataaatttaaataacagattagaaattttgccttggcaactaacagaaataaaatagatttaagCTGAAGtgttaaaattgttaaaaataagACTAAAgcgtaatacaaatattaaagaaatacaataaaaatgacaaaagcttaTAACAAACTtactaaactttaatttaataaatactataatagtttatAAGTAACACTAACTTTCCAACACCTCACATGAGAGGAACATTTAGGTTGAACTGATTCACTAGAATGAGTATAAAAAGTGTCTTACTTCacaagggaaaaaaaattaaaatcagccAGAAATAGTTTAGCCTAACATATATGTTATGGTATAAATATCATATGTTTATGGTATTGCTTATGAAGACCCACCTGGTAGGTCTCCACTGGGCCCTTCTCCATGTTGAGGTCCCATACTTTGACAGTCAAGTAGTCTCTGGTGAGCAGATAGCGTCCACTATGGCTGAACTTAACATCAGAAACCGACGAGATGATCTCAGAAAAGAAAGATCGATTGCCTGGGTCCTCTGGCTCCTCAAAGACTAAAAGTGGAGCATAGAGAATATTACAGATTCAAACTGGAGGACAGATTCACTTGAAAGTCTGAGTGTGCTGGGAAACCGTTTCAATGGTTTTACacttaatgacagcaatgaaacatCTTTAACACTGTGGTCTGATTGTCTTTTAATGCAGCTGTAAGTGTAAATCTGACTACATCTGCTACAGTGCTAATTTCCCCAGTGGCTAGCACAGCTGTTCTTCTGTGTACCGCTTTCTCGTTTAACTAAGCTACTTACAACAGGTTCTAGCAAAGAAGGGCATAAAGAAACTCAAGAGGTTAAATGCAAGATTTGAGAATAGATTCATCTGTCACAAGAGGGATTTTATTAAGACAAAACGAAGTgtatattttgatttcatgtttacTGTAAAAGTGTGGTTACTTACTTTTGGAGTGCTTGTCACAGAGTGCAGACTCTCTCATGTCACAGAGGCGTAATGTGCCTTTACTGCTGCTGTATACAAACAGGTGGCAGTGCTGTGGGTGGAACTCTGCAGCTGTTATTACCTCCGTCAGGTCCTCCATATTAGCCGGCTTAATGTCCACAATGTCTGAGAGGGGAAGGGGTCAAGGACAGTTTCTGATTTACAGTTCTGAAAGCTCTCTTCTCTATTTGAGACTCctaattaatgtaaatgtagtgTAGTAAATATAAGCGGACTACGCCACAAAATGTAGTGTAGTAAATATAAGCGGACTACGCCACCTCCTTATTTAAGGCAGGAGGAGCCCTCTAGGGGTCACAATACGGATTATGGACAACAAATGTAGGTTGTAACAAAGGGTAACAATTTTATTGTTCCAATAGAACCATCAAATGTTAAAAACTGTTAATAACATTCACAGAAGTTGGAATTGGCTCTCCTCAAGACTGCAAGAGGGTCGGGCCTGCTCTTGTGGACCTCCTACCACCTGTAagagacagaagacagaagaAACCCCACAGCATACACTGCAAATAAGTAGTAACCTTTAAGTCACTATTTCAGTGCCAACTTCCAGTACACACCACACAGCAGTGTCACACCACCCAAATCACCCACACCAAAGGAGGTCTAGTGTAGATGCAGGCCCGGCCCTGTACAAAGCCTCTGACCACTGGAACACACAAAAGAGGAGAGCAgtaccaaagaaaacaaaacaaatgacaaataacATTTAAGATCAAAATCAATATCAAATAACAATAACAAGCCACAATACAAATCTAAAATATACAAGAAACAGTGGCTGGTCTGCCCTTCAGCGAAAGTACAACTGCAACACAGTTACCCAATCTCAGCTCTCAATCCCCAAACATGATTGATAAAAGGTACGTTATTCAGCATTCCAACACGGCCATCAGCCCATTGAAGGTACCGCAGCAATAAATGTTTGTCTGCCTCATTTCCCAGACAGAGAATAAACCTCTTAAATAATCAGCCTATGAAAGGGTACGGAGGCTGCACGTTGAGCACAACAGACACACGCCAGAACTGCAGAAAAACCACCACCTATTGCTGCAAGAACCCTTTATGCGATCTTAATGATAAAACTAACCATCTACACCTGAAACTGGTTGCTGGCCAGTCTCCTCCCACataaagattttcagtgaataacggCTTAAATTTTTGTCTGTTTCTCATACAGATCTATGGTATGGtatcagaagacttgaaatatagcacATGAGTCATATTGAccactattattatatttttgtggtACTTTAGTTCCAGAGATCACTCAAGGCCTACAACTAAAAGCACATTCTGATAGTGGGGGATTATACACTATGCATAGCTTCCCTGATTGGTGTAAAACTGTACAATCATATGATTATCATTCTGagcactcacacgcacacataaATGTTCATCCTCACACATCTACTCAGTAAGCCCTACACATCACACGCACACAACCTACAATTTTCCTCAAGGCAGCTATTATGTGTTTTAAAGGAGAGTGTTTCCTTGgtgaattatttaaatgtttccatAGATATTTTATTTCTAGGTCAGTGCCTTGCTTAAAAAGAAGAGCAGCTACGCAATCTGGAACACAAAACCGTCTGCCTTCAGTCCAGACACGAGAACACAAAGAAACGAAAGCAATCAGTTCAGGAATAGAACCATTTTTATACTGCATGGAACGTTTATGCCTCTGTCCCagttatttgattttatataggCCAGTTTAAAGTCACAAGTTACAGTCCGAATGGctgcattttgttttgtattatattttgtattaaagGATACTGAAGCTTCGATCTGTGATATCCAGGTGCCACATGTTGATCCTGAGATCATCAGCAGACAGATATGTCTCGCCATCGCTATTGACTGAGATGGAGTTGACGTGGTAGGTGTGGCCGTTGGCAAAGATTCTCCTCGGCCGCACCTCAACCATCAGGTCAGTGGGCTTCAGGACCGGCACCTTGAAGGAAATGACATTTAGAAGTCATCAGAAGTCTTCTTATTTTAGATCACCTACTCAGAATTAGGGTAACACTAAGTAACATATAACAACTAATAGCTATAATAACtaattaacaaacattttatgggATCAACATTTAAAAAGTGAGCATATTCGTTTCacccatttatttgtaatttttaattgtatttttttttaaggttatcgTATTAACACACCCTGATTGCATCTCAAATCAccctaaaaaatgtattttgagatAATAACCAACTAATTGTAAATTATCTGGCTTATTACACTCCTACatactaaaaaaaatgtatcttaaatATTGATTTAAGTTAATATTATCGTCATGTGAGAAGAAATAGCCCAGGGAGTTATATGAGAAACTAGCACTAGTACTTTAAGGAGGAAACAGGTTGATAATGTCAGCTGTCAAATATACAATTTAGCAGTCATTATACAGAAATATTTAACCGCAGAATGCattgattgaccaatcagaaatgTATTCCAGAGAGCTGTGTATGTAAAACTTTTTTAGAGCATGACAAAAACAGTGATTAAAACGAatgataaatcaatcaatcaatcaaatcataAAAAACAAACCCTCCATCTGCACTGGATTGAATATGCCAGCTATGAAAATACCTGTAGTGAGGTCACGGTGGAGATGTCCTTTATTCGCCCTTCTTCGTCCTTCAGATTGTAGCCCTCTGGCCGCTTGTCTCTCTCGCTCACCTTCCATAACTTTATAGTTTTATCTGTTGGAACATTTCTTAGAAATTACCAGCTATTAATTTTTATAACTCAGACTTTCTTTACTAAAACATCAATACATCTTTCTGTGGCTTTGAAAGGCATTTTTAATGCAAGTGGTCTTGATAAGCATTGTTCATGCTTATGTTACTATTAAAAATGTCTTATGATGCATTGGTTCAAACAGAAGATAGCAATGTGAAATGCAATTCAGCCCAACTATTTCTAGTCTAATATCTGGTACTGATttcttgcacaaaataaatacaatgccTTTGAGTATCCGGCCTAAAATTATGAGCCTCTTGTAATGTAATTAGGAGGATTAGATTGACAAATAAGACGCTAGTTTAACTCCTGATGGACAGGAAGTGGTGTGATTACCATTAGTAGAGAGGAGAAAGTGGGCAGCGTTTTGCTGTGGCAGCCAGCGGATCTTATTGATCTTCTCCTCGATTTCCAAACTCTTCAGATAATCAAAGTCCGGTTCGTGACTCTGGAACGTGCTGTAGACATTATACTCACCCGATTCTCCCAGCTCTTCAGATTCACTTTTAGACTGCAGTAAGAAAGAAGGCCCAATTAAACATACAATGCATATGCTTATGTACATAAATGTACATAAATCCATGTTTAAAACATTGatgaatgtacagtacagaccaaaggtttggacacaccttctcattcaaagagttttctttattttcatgactatgaaaattgtagagtcacactgaaggcatcaaaactatgaattaacacatgtggaattatatatggaattatatacataacaaaaaagtgtgaaacaactgaaaatatatcatattgtaggttcttcaaagcagccaccttttgctttgattactgctttgcacactcttggcattctcttgatgagcttcaagaggtagtcacctgaaatggttttcacttcacaggtgtgccctgtcaggtttaataagtgtgatttcttgccttataaatggggttgggaccatcagttgtgttgtgcagaggtcaggtggatacacagctgatagtcctactgaatagactgttagaatttgtattatggcaagaaaaaaagcagctaagtacaggaaaacgagtggccatcgttactttaagaaatgaaggtcagtcagtccaaaaaattgggaaaactttgaaagtatccccaagtgcagtcacaaaaaccatcaagcgctacaaagaaactggctcacatgcggaccgccccaagaaaaggaagaccaagagtcacctctgctgcggaggataagttcatccgagtcaccagcctcagaaatcgcaggttaacagcagctcagtgTAACaattaaaactccatgatcacgagaaggaggaggcgggaaccggcggacaatcaaataagactttaataataaaaataaagacaaaacagcacgtcagcccctcacggacgactgacgcgcataaataaaaagcaaacccAACTAAactccaggcctggtcctctctcgtccatcactgtcgtcgctccggttttatatccctccatctcctccgtgagactcgagaccggtgggtcgagcaggtgtcgctcatttccaatcactccaccggcctcgctcctgttcccacgtctctcggccccgccccactcttcacactcagattagagaccaggtcaatggcacacggagttctagcagcagacacatctctagaacaactgttaagaggagaccgtgtgaatcaggccttcatggtagaatatctgctaggaaaccactgctaaagaaaggcaacaagcagaagagacttgtttgggctaaagaacacaatgAATGGACAtcagaccagtggaaatctgtgctttggtctgtccaaatttgagatctttggttccaaccactgtttctttgtgcgacgcagaaaaggtgaacggatggactctacatgcctggttcccaccgtgaagcatggaggaggaggtgtgatggtgtgcagagatgtatagtaacgaggtagaactacttcactactgtacttaagtactaaaaggcggtatctgtactttactagagtattatttttttctcctacttccacttttacttcagtacatattttcgatgagtttaatcctttactccgatattttttttatgtgctgcatcgttactcgttacaattataaaaatgttacgaatcattccattacaaactgaactgtagatggcaggtttgatgaagctggcacatcattgagcgaatcaagcgattaagaagactgcgcgtgctgactgaactgctgtgaagagagagatgaacaccgagccgagccagataatgactcgttcacgagtgaagaaccggttgcatcggttttcggatcaccagtagttctttcggacagttcgattcaataaaccagttgaagaaaacagttcaccggttcttttgcgctcgacgtaatggcgtcattggcgttgactgcaagccttcggtttacctgggctcataaccatagactgtaaaaaatatgtacaaagcgtctgtgacgtcacccatagactttctgaagaacgggtttgaagccgtttatggggggtatgggcagcgccatcttgggaaatcctaaccccgcccaccttctgacg
Encoded proteins:
- the LOC132142276 gene encoding serine/threonine-protein phosphatase 2A 55 kDa regulatory subunit B gamma isoform-like, yielding MGEDSESPKINHSFLRDYVTEADVISTVEFNQTGDLLATGDKGGRVVIFHRETESKSESEELGESGEYNVYSTFQSHEPDFDYLKSLEIEEKINKIRWLPQQNAAHFLLSTNDKTIKLWKVSERDKRPEGYNLKDEEGRIKDISTVTSLQVPVLKPTDLMVEVRPRRIFANGHTYHVNSISVNSDGETYLSADDLRINMWHLDITDRSFNIVDIKPANMEDLTEVITAAEFHPQHCHLFVYSSSKGTLRLCDMRESALCDKHSKIFEEPEDPGNRSFFSEIISSVSDVKFSHSGRYLLTRDYLTVKVWDLNMEKGPVETYQVHEYLRGKLCSLYENDCIFDKFECVWNSTDSVIMTGAYNSFFRMFDRETGRGVTLEAWRESSKPRAVLRTRRVYTGGRRRRGDVGVDSLDFSKKILHMAWHPAENIIAIAATNNLYIFQDRVNAENQ